A single genomic interval of Eurosta solidaginis isolate ZX-2024a chromosome 3, ASM4086904v1, whole genome shotgun sequence harbors:
- the Nup54 gene encoding probable nucleoporin Nup54 isoform X1 — MAFFGGNTGLGATSTPAKPGGLFSSFGTGNQTSAPAAPTFGTSAFGATGFGSTAPASAPSLFGGTTTATNTSGFGGFGTATNTAPAFGGFGTAATTSAGGFGGFGATSTTSTAPAFGGFGTQTNTFGGFGSGAGGAFGSNFNKPAPPTVTPGFSGFGGATNFMLGQPQQQVPQLTPDEAFAQSIFNVSIYGDERDTLIAKWNYLQAMWGTGKSFYSQNAVPVLITPQNYLCRFKAMGYSRLPGKDNKMGLVALNFNKPLADVKAVQQQIINSLNSIFGNKPNLAINIESSKEHEEKKCQFVIYVEERSQMTPNETKRILATDVSNYLNQANVKAQLTNLGIIEVLALVLPDEDQLKEYLENPPKGIDPRMWRQAKLDNPDTKKFIPVPMIGFNDLKWRTKCQEHETETHALYLKKVEKDLAALRQRHAAATAKIMEHKRKLAELSHNILKIIVKQECTRKVGLALTPEEEALRTKLENMQALVSAPTQFKGRLSELLSQMRMQRNQYAFNGGSEYAIDKDSEEEMKSFLAMQQKAMEVLTDTVTKDLKALQIIIEGMPDLVRV, encoded by the exons ATGGCATTCTTTGGTGGAAACACAGGATTAGGTGCAACAAGCACGCCGGCCAAAC CTGGCGGGCTATTTTCATCATTTGGCACAGGCAATCAAACATCAGCGCCCGCAGCACCCACTTTTGGTACATCAGCATTTGGTGCAACAG GATTTGGTTCTACAGCACCTGCGTCTGCACCATCACTATTTGGAGGTACTACAACGGCAACAAATACAAGTGGTTTTGGAGGCTTTGGTACGGCGACAAATACAGCACCAGCGTTTGGTGGTTTCGGAACTGCTGCCACAACTAGTGCTGGCGGGTTTGGGGGCTTTGGTGCGACATCGACAACATCAACAGCGCCAGCCTTTGGAGGGTTCGGTACACAAACAAATACTTTTGGTGGCTTTGGATCCGGAGCCGGTGGTGCTTTTGGTTCAA attttaataaGCCTGCTCCTCCAACGGTTACTCCAGGATTTAGTGGTTTCGGCGGCGCTACAAATTTTATGTTAGGTCAACCACAACAACAAGTACCACAACTTACACCTGATGAAGCTTTTGCACAatcaattttcaatgtttctaTTTATGGCGATGAGCGCGACACTCTAATTGCAAAATGGAATTACTTGCAAGCGATGTGGGGTACCGGAAAGTCGTTTTATTCGCAAAACGCAGTACCAGTACTAATCACCCCTCAAAATTATTTATGTCGCTTCAAGGCAATGGGTTATAGTCGATTGCCGGGCAAAGATAACAAAATGGGATTGGTTGCCCtgaattttaataagcctttggCTGATGTGAA aGCTGTGCAACAACAAATTATTAACTCGCTAAATAGTATTTTTGGCAATAAACCAAATCTTGCTATAAACATTGAATCCAGCAAGGAGCACGAAGAGAAAAAATGTCAATTTGTAATCTACGTTGAAGAGCGCTCACAAATGACGCCTAATGAAACGAAACGCATACTTGCTACAGATGTGTCAAATTATCTCAACCAGGCTAATGTTAAAGCACAACTGACAAATCTTGGTATTATCGAAGTATTGGCTTTAGTTCTGCCAGATGAGGATCAACTCAAAGAATATTTAGAAAATCCGCCAAAAGGCATTGACCCACGTATGTGGCGCCAAGCAAAATTAGATAATCCAGATACAAAGAAATTCATACCTGTGCCAATGATTGGCTTCAATGATTTGAAATGGCGTACAAAATGTCAAGAGCATGAAACGGAGACACATGCACTCTATTTAAAGAAAGTAGAAAAAGATTTAGCTGCACTGAGGCAGCGGCATGCAGCGGCGACAGCTAAAATAATGGAACATAAAAGGAAATTGGCAGAATTGAGTCACAACATTTTGAAA ATAATAGTAAAGCAAGAATGTACCCGTAAAGTTGGCTTGGCATTGACACCCGAAGAGGAAGCGCTACGTACAAAGCTTGAAAATATGCAGGCATTAGTTTCAGCTCCAACACAATTTAAG GGTCGTCTTAGCGAATTGTTATCACAGATGCGCATGCAACGTAATCAATATGCATTCAATGGTGGTAGCGAATATGCCATAGATAAAGATAGTGAAGAAGAAATGAAGTCATTTTTGGCTATGCAACAAAAAGCAATGGAAGTACTAACAGATACTGTGACGAAGGATTTAAAAGCACTGCAAATTATAATTGAAGGCATGCCGGATTTGGTAAGGGTCTAG
- the Nup54 gene encoding probable nucleoporin Nup54 isoform X2, translated as MAFFGGNTGLGATSTPAKRNQTSAPAAPTFGTSAFGATGFGSTAPASAPSLFGGTTTATNTSGFGGFGTATNTAPAFGGFGTAATTSAGGFGGFGATSTTSTAPAFGGFGTQTNTFGGFGSGAGGAFGSNFNKPAPPTVTPGFSGFGGATNFMLGQPQQQVPQLTPDEAFAQSIFNVSIYGDERDTLIAKWNYLQAMWGTGKSFYSQNAVPVLITPQNYLCRFKAMGYSRLPGKDNKMGLVALNFNKPLADVKAVQQQIINSLNSIFGNKPNLAINIESSKEHEEKKCQFVIYVEERSQMTPNETKRILATDVSNYLNQANVKAQLTNLGIIEVLALVLPDEDQLKEYLENPPKGIDPRMWRQAKLDNPDTKKFIPVPMIGFNDLKWRTKCQEHETETHALYLKKVEKDLAALRQRHAAATAKIMEHKRKLAELSHNILKIIVKQECTRKVGLALTPEEEALRTKLENMQALVSAPTQFKGRLSELLSQMRMQRNQYAFNGGSEYAIDKDSEEEMKSFLAMQQKAMEVLTDTVTKDLKALQIIIEGMPDLVRV; from the exons ATGGCATTCTTTGGTGGAAACACAGGATTAGGTGCAACAAGCACGCCGGCCAAAC GCAATCAAACATCAGCGCCCGCAGCACCCACTTTTGGTACATCAGCATTTGGTGCAACAG GATTTGGTTCTACAGCACCTGCGTCTGCACCATCACTATTTGGAGGTACTACAACGGCAACAAATACAAGTGGTTTTGGAGGCTTTGGTACGGCGACAAATACAGCACCAGCGTTTGGTGGTTTCGGAACTGCTGCCACAACTAGTGCTGGCGGGTTTGGGGGCTTTGGTGCGACATCGACAACATCAACAGCGCCAGCCTTTGGAGGGTTCGGTACACAAACAAATACTTTTGGTGGCTTTGGATCCGGAGCCGGTGGTGCTTTTGGTTCAA attttaataaGCCTGCTCCTCCAACGGTTACTCCAGGATTTAGTGGTTTCGGCGGCGCTACAAATTTTATGTTAGGTCAACCACAACAACAAGTACCACAACTTACACCTGATGAAGCTTTTGCACAatcaattttcaatgtttctaTTTATGGCGATGAGCGCGACACTCTAATTGCAAAATGGAATTACTTGCAAGCGATGTGGGGTACCGGAAAGTCGTTTTATTCGCAAAACGCAGTACCAGTACTAATCACCCCTCAAAATTATTTATGTCGCTTCAAGGCAATGGGTTATAGTCGATTGCCGGGCAAAGATAACAAAATGGGATTGGTTGCCCtgaattttaataagcctttggCTGATGTGAA aGCTGTGCAACAACAAATTATTAACTCGCTAAATAGTATTTTTGGCAATAAACCAAATCTTGCTATAAACATTGAATCCAGCAAGGAGCACGAAGAGAAAAAATGTCAATTTGTAATCTACGTTGAAGAGCGCTCACAAATGACGCCTAATGAAACGAAACGCATACTTGCTACAGATGTGTCAAATTATCTCAACCAGGCTAATGTTAAAGCACAACTGACAAATCTTGGTATTATCGAAGTATTGGCTTTAGTTCTGCCAGATGAGGATCAACTCAAAGAATATTTAGAAAATCCGCCAAAAGGCATTGACCCACGTATGTGGCGCCAAGCAAAATTAGATAATCCAGATACAAAGAAATTCATACCTGTGCCAATGATTGGCTTCAATGATTTGAAATGGCGTACAAAATGTCAAGAGCATGAAACGGAGACACATGCACTCTATTTAAAGAAAGTAGAAAAAGATTTAGCTGCACTGAGGCAGCGGCATGCAGCGGCGACAGCTAAAATAATGGAACATAAAAGGAAATTGGCAGAATTGAGTCACAACATTTTGAAA ATAATAGTAAAGCAAGAATGTACCCGTAAAGTTGGCTTGGCATTGACACCCGAAGAGGAAGCGCTACGTACAAAGCTTGAAAATATGCAGGCATTAGTTTCAGCTCCAACACAATTTAAG GGTCGTCTTAGCGAATTGTTATCACAGATGCGCATGCAACGTAATCAATATGCATTCAATGGTGGTAGCGAATATGCCATAGATAAAGATAGTGAAGAAGAAATGAAGTCATTTTTGGCTATGCAACAAAAAGCAATGGAAGTACTAACAGATACTGTGACGAAGGATTTAAAAGCACTGCAAATTATAATTGAAGGCATGCCGGATTTGGTAAGGGTCTAG